CGGATCTGCACGCCAGCCTCCAGGGGCCCGGTCGGGTTGCGAGGAAAAGACTGAGTTTCTCCGTTACCCAGATCACAGTCTATGACTGGCGGGGCATCTTTGTGCGCCAGGGATGGGGCTTTTTTATTAATAAGGAAGGCCACATCATCACCCCCAGAAGCCTCCTCGAAGGCGGTTTTTACATCGAGGCAACGACCGTTTCACGGGATACTTACCTCGTGGATAAAGTGTATGCGGAGGATGTGGAAGGTAACTTCATACGTCTTGGTCTCGAATTTCCCCCGGAACGGTTCGCCTACCTTGAGAAATCGGCCCCTATGCCTGCAGTGGGGGAGAGGATCCTGGTGGGCGGCGGTGTGGGGTGTGAGCCTGGTGCCTTTCTCGATGGCTACATTGAGGATATCCGCAAGGTTCCGTTGTACGGCTCTCTCGTCCGGATAGGTTCTCCCTTTGCGACGGTTGGGAGCCCCATTTTCAACGAGCATGGGGTTCTTGTAGCGGTGGTGATGTTCAGGCTGGAAAACGGTGCAAGTTCCGCATGGGCCGTCCCGGTGGGAAGGATCTCCAGGGTCATGACTGAAGAAGCAAGGCCTGAAGAGCACCTGGCCTGGGCGGAAAAAAGGCAGGGAAACTGGCAGGGGACAACGGTGGGATCCTACATGATGGGACTTGCCTATTTCTGGTCCGGTCAGCACGGAGTTGCCATGCCGGGGTTGATGAGGGCTACCAAAGATGAGCGGTTCCAGCAGGAGGCCTTTTTCCTTCTGGGCTGTTGTAACGATGCGATCGGTCAGTACGGAGCTTCCGTAGATGCCTATACCATGGCGGTTCGGCTGGGAGATTCATCCTATGAGACGTTTCTGAATCTGGCAAGAGCCCACCGGCTTCAGGGAGCATATCAGCAGGCTCTCGATTCCACCTGGGCCGCGATCAGGGCCAGGCCACACAGCTACGAGGCGTATACTCTGCTTGGGGAGACCTTTAACTCCATGGGCCATTATTCAGAAGCCCTTGCGGGTGTTTATGTTGCTATCAAGATGGATCCGAAAAGGCCGGAGGCATACCATCAGCAGGGAATTTCCCTTAGAGAGCAGCAAAAATATGGTCAGGCCATTGAGGCCCTGAAAAAAGCCATAAGCCTGGATCCCAGTTGCAGCCGCGCTTACTGGGAACTGGCCCTGACATATTATCACAGCGGGGATCTGACCTCAGCTGCGGATATCTGTGAGGCTCTCAAAAAAATTGACCCTGAACTCTCCAGGCAGCTCCTGACCCGGGTCAGCCCCTGATCCCTTTTTATTCCCGTTACCATCAGTTGTTTTTCAGAAAAAACCAGCCGACCCTTTTACAGTTTCAACTATTACGGTATATATTTACCCATGCGGGCCTCGATAAATGCTTCAAAGGCACTCTTTCGGAGGTTGCCTGGAGCTCATGGATTCACGGCCAGCCCATTGATAAGGATATGCGCTCTGTGCGCACCCTGGACGCCCTGGCCGGTATGATGAGAAGCTGAGGGTTCAGACACAGCCCCTGCAGACGGTCTGCTTTTCCAGTGAGCGGTCTCCACTGCACTTCACTGTCAGCTCCATGAAAGGGAAGCGTCATTGAAGAATTTCGTCATCGACACCAACGTCATCCTGTATGCTCCCAACTGCCTTGAGACTTTCGAGGAGAACAACGTCATTATTCCCTCCATTGTTCTTGAGGAGTTGGACAATTTCAAGAGACATTATGATCCGCGCGGGTTTGCGGCACGCCAGTTTTCC
This DNA window, taken from bacterium, encodes the following:
- a CDS encoding tetratricopeptide repeat protein — protein: MNRGNRSTIIALAAVLVLTITAADLHASLQGPGRVARKRLSFSVTQITVYDWRGIFVRQGWGFFINKEGHIITPRSLLEGGFYIEATTVSRDTYLVDKVYAEDVEGNFIRLGLEFPPERFAYLEKSAPMPAVGERILVGGGVGCEPGAFLDGYIEDIRKVPLYGSLVRIGSPFATVGSPIFNEHGVLVAVVMFRLENGASSAWAVPVGRISRVMTEEARPEEHLAWAEKRQGNWQGTTVGSYMMGLAYFWSGQHGVAMPGLMRATKDERFQQEAFFLLGCCNDAIGQYGASVDAYTMAVRLGDSSYETFLNLARAHRLQGAYQQALDSTWAAIRARPHSYEAYTLLGETFNSMGHYSEALAGVYVAIKMDPKRPEAYHQQGISLREQQKYGQAIEALKKAISLDPSCSRAYWELALTYYHSGDLTSAADICEALKKIDPELSRQLLTRVSP